A window of the Lolium perenne isolate Kyuss_39 chromosome 7, Kyuss_2.0, whole genome shotgun sequence genome harbors these coding sequences:
- the LOC139833651 gene encoding uncharacterized protein, with product MPPRREPEVPAYVQQMMEAQAQLISPEPIVADDWLRTINKKLDTIQAHGEEKVRFAAHQLEGPAAEWWDNYQITYPDIAAITWDQFQNAFRTAHVAFGVIALKRREFRDLRQGSRSLSDYAELFNKLARYAPEDVNTDRKRQEEFMRGLSDEISIQLCASRYANYQELYDSAVAVESKHNSMENRKRKHGYDKYGSGPAHKMRSYGEGSGNSGHHKYGRNDGGSKHHHHNGHKNHHHNNSGKSNGSHHGNGNGHNNGNGHDNNNGHRFVKKDISQVECFKCRKTGHFANDCPEKKAEEARKIVDAGKPNPFQKGHVNHVNVEEIYDEPDAVIAKRPYKMDVEELKELKKQLKEQIEKGFIRPSSSSWGAPVLFVEKKDSSKRLVMDYRSLNEMTIKNKYPLPNINDLFDQLKGAKVFSKIDLRSGYFQLKIREEDIPKTAFTTRYGLYEYTVMPFGLTNAPAYFMTMMNKVFMEYLDKFVVVFIDDILIYSKDDAEHEKHLRIIMEKLREHKLYAKFSKCEFWLDRVGFLGHIVSAEGVAVDPSKVAAVTEWESPKNAGEIRSFLGLAGYYRRFIENFSKIAKPMTELLKKEKKFTWTEECEASFQELKQRLVSAPVLCLPDINKDFQVYCDASRQGLGSVLMQDGKANVVADALSRKSYVNGLTAGELPEDLCEQFKDLRLEIVPEGYLASLEVQPTLMDKIREAQKLDKEI from the exons ATGCCGCCCCGCCGAGAGCCCGAGGTGCCAGCCTATGTTCAACAGATGATGGAGGCACAGGCCCAGCTGAT TTCTCCTGAGCCAATCGTAGCTGATGACTGGCTGCGTACAATTAACAAGAAATTGGACACTATTCAAGCACATGGGGAAGAGAAGGTGCGGTTCGCCGCACATCAGCTTGAAGGACCCGCAGCTGAATGGTGGGACAACTACCAGATCACCTACCCTGACATCGCAGCCATCACTTGGGATCAGTTTCAGAATGCTTTCCGCACTGCTCATGTTGCTTTTGGAGTCATCGCTCTGAAGAGGCGCGAGTTTCGCGACTTGCGCCAGGGATCTCGCTCCTTGTCTGACTATGCTGAGCTCTTCAACAAGTTGGCTCGTTATGCACCTGAAGATGTGAACACTGATAGGAAGAGGCAGGAGGAATTCATGAGAGGCCTCAGTGATGAGATATCCATCCAGCTTTGTGCTTCTAGGTACGCCAATTACCAGGAGTTGTATGACAGCGCAGTGGCAGTTGAGTCCAAGCACAACAGTATGGAGAACCGGAAGAGGAAGCACGGATATGACAAGTATGGATCAGGACCAGCTCACAAGATGAGGTCATATGGAGAAGGTAGTGGAAACTCTGGCCATCACAAGTATGGTAGAAATGATGGTGGAAGCAAGCACCATCACCACAATGGTCACAAGAATCACCACCACAACAACTCTGGGAAGAGTAATGGCAGCCATCATGGAAATGGCAATGGCCACAACAACGGAAATGGCCACGACAACAACAATGGTCATCGCTTTGTGAAGAAGGACATCAGCCAGGTAGAGTGCTTCAAGTGCAGGAAGACTGGACACTTTGCCAACGACTGCCCTGAGAAGAAGGCTGAGGAAGCAAGGAAGATTGTGGATGCAGGCAAGCCAAACCCGTTCCAGAAGGGGCATGTCAACCATGTCAATGTTGAGGAGATCTATGATGAGCCGGACGCAGTGATCG CTAAGAGACCATATAAGATGGATGTTGAAGAACTAAAGGAGCTAAAGAAGCAACTTAAGGAGCAAATCGAGAAAGGATTTATTCGACCTAGTTCGTCATCTTGGGGAGCACCTGTACTGTTTGTCGAGAAGAAAGACTCTAGCAAGAGATTAGTGATGGACTACCGTTCGCTAAATGAGATGACGATTAAAAACAAGTACCCATTGCCCAACATCAATGATTTGTTCGACCAATTGAAGGGAGCAaaggttttctccaagatagatcttcgaTCGGGATATTTTCAATTGAAGATCCGGGAGGAGGATATACCTAAGACCGCATTCACAACCCGATACGGTCTGTATGAGTATACAGTTATGCcttttggactaaccaatgctcCAGCATATTTCATGACCATGATGAACAAGGTGTTCATGGAATATTTGGATAAGTTCGTGgtggtattcattgatgatatattGATATATTCAAAAGATGATGCCGAGCACGAGAAACATTTGCGTATAATCATGGAGAAGCTTAGAGAGCATAAGctatatgccaagttcagcaagtgtgagttctggttagaCAGAGTTGGATTCCTTGGGCACATAGTTTCAGCAGAAGGAGTCGCAGTAGACCCAAGCAAAGTTGCAGCTGTGACCGAGTGGGAGTCACCCAAGAATGCAGGAGAGATTCGGAGTTTCTTAGGACTCGCGGGATACTACCGGAGGTTTATTGAAAACTTCTCCAAGATTGCAAAACCTATGACTGAACtactgaagaaggagaagaaatttACCTGGACCGAGGAGTGTGAAGCTAGTTTTCAGGAGTTGAAGCAACGTCTAGTAAGTGCACCAGTTCTATGTTTGCCGGATATCAATAAGGATTTCCAAGTATACTGTGATGCATCTCGTCAAGGACTTGGTAGTGTTCTAATGCAAGACG gaaaggctaatgttgtagccgaTGCCTTGAGCCGTAAGAGCTATGTGAACGGTCTCACAGCAGGAGAATTGCCTGAAGACTTGTGTGAACAGTTTAAGGATCTTAGATTGGAAATTGTGCCAGAAGGCTATTTGGCATCCCTTGAAGTTCAACCAACACTAATGGATAAAATCAGAGAAGCCCAGAAGCTAGACAAGGAAATATAA